From the Quercus lobata isolate SW786 chromosome 6, ValleyOak3.0 Primary Assembly, whole genome shotgun sequence genome, one window contains:
- the LOC115949970 gene encoding uncharacterized protein LOC115949970, which produces MKLDKKRIRPFTLPLVNFTGDRIVLKGIIILTMIAGTYSAQVTKEIDFLIVNCPSTYNIILGRPALNRLKAVTSIYHLKVKFPTAYGIGEIKGDQVLAREYYQVALTSGENHTWVMNEPEPIPESSKIPQEIEIVLGDSTKVLKIKTTLLASKKEKMISFLRANQDVFTWKHEDMPEIDRKIIQYRLNVNPECKPIQQKRRIFSLEHNKAVTEEVEKLLEADFIREVFYSDWLANVVMVKKSDGKCRMCIDFTDLNKACPKDSFPLPRIDQLVDSTAGHKLLSFMDLFSGYNQILMDEDDQEKTSFVTSQGLYYYKVMPFGLKNAGVTYQRFVNRMFFH; this is translated from the coding sequence ATGAAGTTGGATAAGAAAAGGATCAGGCCTTTCACCTTGCCTTTGGTAAACTTTACAGGGGATAGAATCGtccttaaaggcatcatcattCTAACTATGATTGCAGGAACTTACTCAGCACAAGTCACcaaggaaattgatttccttATAGTTAATTGCCCCTCAACATACAACATCATCTTGGGAAGACCTGCACTCAACAGACTAAAAGCAGTGACATCAATATATCACTTGAAGGTGAAGTTTCCAACAGCCTATGGAATAGGAGAGATCAAAGGAGATCAAGTTCTGGCAAGAGAATACTATCAAGTTGCCCTAACATCGGGAGAGAACCACACATGGGTAATGAATGAACCAGAACCCATTCCTGAATCGTCAAAAATACCACAAGAAATTGAGATCGTCCTAGGAGATTCAACAAAGGTATTGAAGATCAAAACAACACTCCTAGcctcaaagaaagagaaaatgatctCTTTCCTAAGGGCAAACCAAGATGTTTTCACTTGGAAACATGAGGATATGCCCGAGATTGATAGGAAGATCATACAGTATCGTCTCAACGTCAACCCAGAGTGCAAACCTATACAACAAAAACGGAGAATATTTTCATTAGAACACAACAAAGCTGTGACTGAGGAAGTAGAGAAGCTACTAGAGGCTGATTTCATCAGGGAGGTATTCTATTCAGATTGGCTAGCAAACGTGGTTATGGTAAAAAAGAGCGACGGCAAGTGCAGAATGTGCATTGATTTCACAGACCTGAATAAGGCCTGCCCAAAAGACAGCTTCCCTTTGCCAAGGATTGACCAATTGGTAGACTCAACTGCTGGACACAAGCTATTGAGTTTCATGGATTTATTCTCTGGATACAACCAAATTCTTATGGACGAAGacgatcaagagaagacctcaTTTGTCACTAGCCAGGGATTATACTACTATAAGGTTATGCCCTTTGGACTGAAGAACGCAGGAGTCACCTACCAAAGATTTGTGAACCGTATGTTCTTTCACTAG